AAGAGAACGCGCGCCTGGTCCGGGAGCTGGGCACGCGGACGGTGATGGCCGTCCCGCTCGCCGTCCGCGGGAAGATGATCGGTGTGCTCACCCTCTCCTCGGCGATCCCAGGCCTCGTGTACGGCCCCGCCGATATCGTGTTCGTGAGCGAGCTCGGGCGCCGGGCCGCGATCGCGCTCGAGAACGCACGGCTGTACGCGGACGTGCAGCGCGGCAAGGCGGAGCTGCGCCGGGCCAACGACGAGCTCGAGCAACGGGTGGAGGAGCGCACGCGCGAGCTCAAGCAGGCCCAGGCGCGGCTGGTGGACACGGCGCGCGAGGTGGGCATGTCCGAGGTGGCCTCCAACGTGCTGCACAGCGTGGGCAATGTGCTCACCAGCGCCATCATCAACCTGGAGACCATGTCGAAGGCGGTGGGCTCCTCTCGCATCGGCCGGTTGAAGCGGGCCACGGAGCTGCTGCTGGAGCACCGGGACACCCTGGCGGACTTCCTGGCCCCGGGAGCGCGCGGCAATTACCTGCCAGAGTACCTCTCAGCGGTGGCTGACGACCTCGCGGTCGAGCAGTCCCGCCTGCTGGAAGACATGGATGCGTTGGGCCGGCACGTCGAGCACATCCGCAAGATCGTCCATGTGCAGCAGAACTACGCCAGGACCGCGCTCATGCCGGAGGAGTGCGACCTGGTTCAGCTCATCGACGACGCCCTGCGCATCCAGCTGGCGGCGCTCCAGCGCCACGGGGTGACCGTCCGGCGTGAGCTGTCACAGGTACCCCGGCTGAAGGTGGACAAGCACAAGGTGCTGCAGATCCTCGTCAACCTCATCAGCAACGCGAAGGACGCCCTGGACGCGGTCCCCGAGGGGAGCCGCAACCTGAGCGTGCGACTCAGCGCGGAGGGGAAGCTGGCGCGCATCGAGGTGCGGGATGACGGAGGGGGAATCGCGCCGGAGGTGCGGGAGAAGCTCTTCGTGCACGGCTTCACCACGCGCAAGGACGGCCACGGCTTCGGACTGCACACCAGCGCGCTGGCGGCGCAGCTTCTCGGGGGGAGCCTCATGCTGGAGAGCGAGGGCCTGGGCAAGGGCGCCGTGGCCACGCTGGAGATTCCGCTCCCCTGAGCTTCACGAGGGCCTCATCCCACGCTCCGACAGGACAAGGGGGAGGATGGACGTGAAGATGAACGTGCTGCCCGGTTACACCCTGGACGAGCTCGTGCGTCGGGACGAGAGCGCTGTTCTCTACCGGGGAGTGTCCTCGGACGGGCGCCGCGTGATCGTCAAGACGCTGTGCTCCCAGCAGCCCTCTCCGAGAGAGCTCACGGAGCTCCGCCATGCGTTCGAGCTCGGGCGTGAACTCGACTCTCCGGCTGCGGTGCGCGCGCTGGCCTTGGAAACGGCTGGCAACCGCTCCTCCCTGGTATTCGAGAACAGTGGAGGCGGCGGGAATCGAACCCGCCGCCGGAGGCTTCCGGAGAGAGCGCTACAGAATGGAATGTCCCCCCTTCCGCCGCCTCCTGCGGGCGGCCGCGCCTGGAGCGATGGGAGCCCGAGTGGTGGCCCAGACACCCTGAGCCCACCTGGGATCAGCGCCCGCGCTGGCGGATGTAGTCGCGGGCCCCGGGTCCTTCTGGACCGTTGCCGGTCTTGATGTTCTCGGGGAGCTTGTCGAACAGGTTGGCTGCCCAGTTGGTCATCTTCCTGCCGGAGCGTGAAGTGGAACCCGTTTCTGGACCGCCCCGCCATCGAGGTCATCAACTGCCCCGGGTAGCGGACTGAGAGACGGGGACGCTCCGCCAGGCAGTGCCAGCCCGCTCAGGGCTTCGGCCAGAGCCGTACCCAATCGTCCTGGATGAGCTTGCCGCTCACCCGGTCGGTGCTGCCGCTCGCCATGAAGTCGCGGGGACCGCGCAGGGCGAGCGTCCCAGCCTCGAGCCACAACAACAACAGGACGCACGAGGCAAGCACCGGAAGTCTCCCGGCCAGCGAGGGGCGGCTGTCGGTGAATGCCTTCAGGGGCAGCAGGAGCAGCGGCAGCAGCGTGGGAAAGAGGACCAGCATGCCGCGCGTGTACCCGAAGAAGGCCAGGGTGATGAGCGCGCGGTGCAACAGCACCAGGGTGAACAGGCTGAAAACCCGGTGCGGCGCGCGCAACGAGAGCCCCGCTCCCACCAGGAGCAGCAGCGCGAGCGGCCACTTCAGCCAGGTGCTCTCCGGGACGAAGACATCCACCGGCGCACGGGCCCCCTCGAGTCCTCCAGGCAGGTTGGAGGCGCCATACCCCAGGCTCAGGCCGTCCAGCCAACGCCCCAGCTTGGCGGCCAGCAGGCGGACCGCGCCGGCCGGGTGCTCGCCCATCCATCGCAGGCCTTCCTCGTAGCCGTGCAGCAGCAGGTGGCGCTGGGAGGAATTCGCCGCGTCCAGCCACCCGTCCTGGCCGAGCCGGTTGACCAGGTCCGGCGTGAAGCCGCCCGTGGCTCCGGCGTGATTGGCCATGGCGAAGCTGATGGGGCCATAGACGGTAACCGGAGCCACCACCGGCAGCGGCTCGAGCTCCGGCGTGCGTGCGTTGAGTTCCTGGAGCACGCGCGCGTTGTGGAGCCCCCACGGCGCGAGCACCACCAGGGACACGCCCACCGCCCCCGCCCACCGCACGAGTTGCGCGCGCACCGGGGCCCGCCGGTCCCGGTGGAGCCAGGCGTAGACGAGGAGGAAGGGCCACAGGTGCAGGTGCTCGGCCCGGGTCAGCGCGCCCAGCCCCATCACCCCGCCCAGGAGCACCGCGCCCCGCCACGGCAACCCGCTCCGGTGCTCGAGCATCAGCCAGCACGTGGCCGACAGGAAGAGCACGTACAGCACCTCGTTGCTGTACGTCGTCGAGAGCACCAGCCATCCGAAGCTGGCCGAGAAGAGCACCGCTGCCAGCAGGCTCCACCCCACTCCGAGCACCCGGCGCCACCACCACCAGGTGAAGGCCACCGTGGCCGAGTTCAACAGCGCCAGGCTCAGCTTGTAGGGATGGGCGCTGCCTCTCGGCTCCCCCAGGAGCTGGTACAGCAGCCCGAGGCTCCAGGAGAACAACGGTGGGTGGTACGGGAGCGACGCCTGCGCGGGCCGCCCCCGGGCCCAGTCGAGGGCATAGGTATGGAAGAAGCGCGAGTCCCCGTAGAAGAAGATGGAGAACGGCCAGTTCCGATCCATCGACGCCTCGAGGAACAGCAGCCGCAGCACGAGGCTCAACAGGAACGTCCCGGCCACCCCCACGGCCACGGGGCGCCGCATCAGGAATCCAGGAACGCTGAAGCTTGACGGTTTCATGAAACCTCGTTGAGCCTTCCATCGCTATTTCTCATAGCTAGCTAGTAAACGCACTCCCAGCCAGGGCAGTATTCACGGCCCGTCCGGCTCTCTCCGTACGACGAGAGAAACGGGCGAATCCAGTCCCCCCGTAGGTCCAACCCAAGAGGTGTGACATGAAGCGTTTCATGGGCGCCGCAGCACTTGCCACCGTGCTGAGCTCCGGCGCGAGCTGGGCTGTGCATCCCGAGCATGGGCCGTCGCGAAGCGCCGTGGCCCGCAATGCCTTCTTCAATTCCGAGCTCTCCATCAGCTCGAACAACCTCGAGCTCGGTGAGGCCCGGGCGAAGAGGATGCTGGACCCCGCGAGGGAGCGGGCGTTGAGCGACTTCTTCCAGCGCTACGGGAAGGACACCAACGTCTACTTCGAGCCGCGCTCGGGAGCGGCCACCGGTATCCATACGCACATCCCGATGATCCCGGGCAACGGCCTGGACAACCGGGTGACGCTGAGCAACCTGGGCCAGAGCCTCGGCCGCGCGGTGTCCACGGTGGACGAGGCCCTGGTGGGCGAGCTCGTCGTCAAGTTCGCCCGCGATAACGAGGAGGTGCTGGGCATCGATGTGTCGCAGCTCGGCACGCCGCGCGTCACGCAGGTCACCGAGCACCTCTGGCAGGTCCACATCCCGCAGCAGCTCCAGGGCATCCCCGTGCGCGAGGGCCGGCTGGCGGCCACCATCAGCCATGGCAACCTCGTGCTCATCGGCACCGAGGGGTGGGCCGACGTGAAGATCCGCACCCTGCCGCTCGTCTCCGCGGATCAGGCGATGGAGCGCGGGCTGGGTCGCGCCGGGCTGGCCCACAGCCCGAAGTCCATCTGGAAGGACGCGAGCCTGGAGGTGGTGCCCATCTCGAAGGGTGAGGGTTACGGCCACAAGCTCGTCTGGACCTACGGCTTCCAGGACGAGGGGGACGATGCCACCTGGGAGGTGCTCGTCGACGCCCACACGGGTGAGGTGATCGCCCTCGAGGACAAGAACCAGTACCTCGACGCGTCCATCACCGGCGGCGTCTACCCGCTGACCAACACGGAGACCTGCCCGACCGACGGGACGTGCGGCACGATGCAGGCCAACTACCCCATGCCGTGGGCCAACACCGGCCTGGCGTCGCCCAACAACTACACCAACGGCGCGGGCGTCTTCAGCTACACCTCCGGAACCGTCACCACCACGCTGAGCGGCAAGTACATCGGCATCAGCGACAGGTGCGGTACTGTCAGCAACAACTCCACCACCGGCAACATCAACCTGGGCGGCACCAACGGCCAGCACGACTGCACCACGGGAAGCGGCTCCGCGGGCAACACCCCGGCGGCCCGTGCCGCGTTCTACGAGCTGAACAAGCTGGCGGAGCAGGCGCGCGGCTGGCTCCCCTCCAACACCTGGGTCAACGCGAAGCTCACCGCCAACGTCAACATCGCCAGCACCTGCAACGCCTACTGGAGCGCCGGGACGGTCAACTTCTACCGGAGCGGCGGCGGCTGCCGGAATACCGGTGAGATCGGCGCGGTGTTCGACCACGAGTGGGGCCATGGCATGGACGACAACGATGCCAACGGCACGCTGAGCGCCTCCAGCGAGGGGTACGCGGACATCGCGGCCATCTACCGGCTGCAGACCTCGTGCGTGGGCCACGGCTTCTTCGCCACGAGCAACAGGAGCTGCGGCATGACGGCGGATGGGACGGGCTACAACCAGAACGAGGCGCAGACGGGCGCGGCGCACTGCGATCTCAACTGCTCGGGCGTGCGCGACGCGGACTGGGCGCAGCACTCGGACAACACCCCGGACACTCCGCAGAACCACGTCTGTGTCCGGTGCACCACCTCCACTGGCCTGTGTGGCCGCCAGACGCACTGCGCCGCCGCGCCCACCCGCCAGGCCGCCTGGGACCTGGTGGCCCGCGACCTGCGCGCCGCCCCGTTCAACTACGACGCGAACACCGCCTTCATCGTCGGCAACAAGCTCTTCTACCAGGGCAGCGGCAACGTCGGCTCGTGGCACGCCTGTGACTGCACCGCCAAGACCTCCAGCGGCTGCGGCTCCACCAACGGCTACATGCAGTGGCTGGCCGCCGATGACGACAACGGCAACCTCAACGACGGCACGCCGCACATGACGGCCATCTACAACGCCTTCAACCGGCACAACATCGCCTGCGCCACCCCGGTGCCGCAGAACGGTGGCTGCTCGACCGGTCCCACCGCGACGCCCTCCGCCACGCTCACCCCCGGCACCCGCCAGGTGGCGATCTCCTGGACGGGCGTCACCAACGCCGCCAAGTACTGGGTGCTGAAGACCGAGGGCCACGCCGGCTGCAACTTCGGCAAGGCGCTCAAGGCCACCGTCACCGGCACGACCTGGACGGACACCGAGGTCCTCCCGGGCCGGCAGTACTGCTACTCCGTGGTGGCCGCCGGCTCGAGCAACGCCTGCTACACCCAGGCCAGCACCTGCTCCTGCGTCACGCCCAACTAATCCTCCTCGGCCCCGACGAATTCGAATCCCGTCGCCTCCACTCTTCAGGGCTCCAGGTTCTCCGGAACCTGGGGCCTTTTGTTTTTTCGGGGGAGCACTGGTGCCAAGGCGCCGGTCGCGTCCTTTGACACCATCGTATGCGCCGTTCCAAGAAGGATGTCGCTGGTCGCCCTTACGACTCGGCACGGGGACAAGTCCGTGTGACATGAAGGTGCAGGTTTAGCTCCCCTCGCGGGGCGGCGACGCCTCGGTGAACTGCAGACCGTGCGCCACTTTAACAAACACACGCGGCGCAGCGATCAACGGCTCCACTGAGCGGCTCGCGACGGATCCTGCCTTTCGCATCGAGCGGGAAGATATAGAAGAAGCGAAGTCTCGAAGCGGAGCCAGAGACCGAGCCCAGCCCATTGGCCAGGACGAGATAACGTTCCTTGCCCCACTCGAGTCCGAACGCCTGGTGTCCTTCTTCGAGCCAACCTCCGAAGGGAGCGTCGCGCGCCACCACGCGAAAGACTTTCGCTCCGAGGGTTCCAGCCCCTGCCTGTCATTGGCATGCAGGTGCGTGTTGGCGTGCAGGGGAAGCCCTCCAGCAAGGCGCACCGGGGTTGCTTTCGGGGAGGGGGCCGGACGTCCACCTCCGTCCAACGCAGCCGCTGCTGCAGCGAGTGCGCCTGCCAGGCCTGCAGCGCGTCCTCGGGCCCTTCGGCGGCGGCTGGCCCGGGCGCTGCGGTTGTCCGGCGCCCCCGCGGAGGCCTGTCAGGAGGCTCGGCGGGCCTGGACGGAGAGGGGCCCTGGCGCGCGGGTAGTCCTCGAGGCGCGGGCCGAGCTGGGGCCCTGCGCCCGCTAGCCCGTCGATTTTCCGCAACACGCTGGAGCGTCCTCAACACAGCTCGGAGTAGGGCAGGGGGCGGCGTAACTGGCCGGAACTCCTACGGAACCGCTCTCGACCGCTCTGGAGCGCTCTCGCAGGAAGCCTCCAGGTCGCTTCTGGAGGTGCGGGTTGCCGGCTCCCGGTGCGGGGCCGAGAACATTGCACTGCCGTTATTGGCGAATTGCCAATAATATGGCCCCATGGGTCCTCCGGTGCGTGCCGCGGTGCTGCAGGTGGTGAATGGTCCCTTTGCCATCGACGAGGTCGAGCTCGAGTCGCCACGGACGGGCGAGCTGCGGGTGCGGGTGACGGCGAGCGGCATCTGTCACACCGACCTCACCTACCGGGCGGGCGCGGGCCGCTTCCCGTTCCCCGCCGTGCTCGGCCACGAAGGCGCGGGCGTCGTGGAGGCCGTGGGTGACGGCGTGACGGACTTCGTGCCCGGCGACGCGGTGGTGCTCAGCTACTTCTCGTGCCGCGCGTGTGGCACGTGCGCACGCCGCCATCCCGCGTATTGCGAGCACGGGTACGCGGGGAACTTCTCCGGTGCCAGGCCTGATGGCTCCTTCCCCATGCGGTGGCACGGTGAGCCGATTCGCTCCAGCTTCTTCCACCAGTCCTCGTTCGCCACGCACGTGCTGGCGCACCAGCACAACGCGGTGAAGGTCGACGCGTCCGCGCCGCTGGAGCTGCTCGCGCCGCTGGGCTGCGGGTTCCAGACCGGCGCGGGCGCGGTGCTCGAGGCGTTCCGGCTCGAAGCCGGGCAGCAGCTCGCGGTGTACGGAGCGGGCGCCGTTGGCCTCGCGGCCATCATGGCGGCGCGAGTCGCCGGCGCGGCGCGCATCATCGCCGTGGACCTCCGCGCGGAGCGGCTCGAGCTGGCGCGCGAATTGGGCGCCACCGACACCTTCCTGGCGCACGAGCCCGAGCTCACGAAGACGATTCTGAAGCGAACCCGGGGCGGCGTGGACCTGGCCCTGGAGTGCGTGGGCTCACCCCAGGTGCTGCGTCAGGCGTTCGACGTGACGCGGCCCCTGGGCACCTGCGCGTTGCTCGGCCTGCCGGGTCGCGGCGCGGAAGTCTCGCTCCCGATGATCCCGCTCCTCTCTGGGAAGAAGCTGGTGGGCATCCTGGAGGGGAATGCCGATCCGAAGACCTTCATTCCGCGCCTGGTCTCCCTGCACGCGGAAGGACGGTTTCCCATCGAGAAGCTGAGCCGCCCCTATGCCTTCGAGGCCATCAACGACGCGGTTCACGACATGGAGACGCGCACGGCAATCAAGCCGGTGCTGCACATGCACGGAGGAAGGACGCCATGACCTTCGACGAAGCAGTGAAAGCAGGGAACATCAATACCGAAGCGGCGCTCGCGTTGTTCGACAGCCTGCCCACGTTGGAGCTCGCCTTCATGCGCGGCAAGTGGAAGGGCAGCGAGCTTCGGACGGGGCACCCGATGGACGGAATGCTCAGCGCGACCGGCTGGTACGGCAAGCAGTTCATCGACGCCGAGAGCGTGCACCCGCTGCTGTTCTTCACGGAGGACCGCGCGTCGGTGTTCCCGGTGGACCCACGCAAGTGGCCGTCGCCGAGGATTCAAGGCTTCGTGGGCCCGCACCGGGCCGACGTGGAGACCGGGCAGTTCAAGGCGCGGCTGCGCATGACGGAGTACCGCGGGAAGCTCAGCGCGACGATGATCTACGATGACCGGCCCACCCTCGACGTGTTCCGGAGGGTCGACGCGGACACGGTGCTCGGCGCGATGGATGCGCGAGGAATGGCGGCGCCGTACTTCTTCGTCCTGCGCCGCGATTCCGGCGTCCCTCCCCTTTCGGTGAGGGACGGCGCATAGGACTGCCAGAGGACTTTCGCGCAGGCGGCGGGTGCTACACCCGCTGCCCATTCACAAGAAGCGCTTGAAGAGGCCGAGCTTTCCGCCATAGGGCGGGTAGCGCAGCTTCATGTCGAGCGCGAGGGGCCGCTTCACCACGCTCTTCTTGTGACTGAAGGCATCGAAGCTGGCCTGACCGTGATAGCCGCCGAGCCCCGACTCGCCCACTCCTCCGAAAGGAAGCCCCTCGACGGCGAAGTGAACGCACACGTCGTTGGCGACCGCTCCGCCGCTCGAGGTCTCCCTGAGGACGCGCTCGTTCACCGCCGCGTCGCGCGCGAAGCTGTAGAGGGCGAGCGGCTTCGGACGGGAGCGCACGAAGCGGATGGCGTCGTCGATGCTCGGACAGTCGACGAGCGGGAGCAGGGGACCGAAGATCTCCTCCTGCATCAGCGGACTCGACAACGGTGCATCGGTGATGACGGTGGGCGCGAAGTAGCGGCTGGGCGCGTCGCGCTCGCCGCCGAAGGCGATCTGACCGTCGGCCGCGAGCGCGGAGATGCGCTCGAAGTGGCGAGGGCTGACGATGCGGCCATAGTCGCCGCTCGTGAGCGCATCGGCACCGTAGAAGCTTCTGACGGCTTTCTGGACCAGGTCGATGAAGCGGCCCTTGAGCTCGGGTGGAATGAGCACGTAATCCGGTGCGACGCATGTCTGTCCGGCGTTGACGTACTTGCCCCAGGCGATGCGTCGCGCGGTGATCTCCAGGTCCGCGCTTCTGTCGACAATGCAGGGGCTCTTTCCACCCAGCTCGAGAACGGTGGGCGTGAGGTGCCGGGCGGCGGCTTCGGCCACCACCCGGCCCACCTGGGTTCCACCGGTGAAGAAGATGAGGTCCCAGCGCTCCGCGAGGAGCGCCTGGCTCGCCTCCGAGCCCCCCTCGACGACCGAGACGACTTCCGCCGGGAAGGCCTCGCCCAGCATCCGCCTGAGCACATCCGAAGTCGCGGGTGACAGCTCGCTGGGTTTCAACACGGCCGTGCAGCCCGCGGCGAGTGCCCCGATGAGCGGCGCCATCGACAACTGGTAGGGGTAGTTCCAGGGCGAGATGATGAGCGTCACGCCGAGCGGATCCGCGTATTGGTAGGCCCGCGCCGGCTGGATGATGAGGGGCGCCGACCCCCGCCGCGGCTCCATCCACGCCTTCACGTTCTTGAGCGCGTTCTTGAGCTCGCCGTAGATGTTCCCGACCTCGGTGAGGTAGGCCTCCTCCGGACTCTTCGAAAGATCCGCCTTGAGGGCGGCGAGGATCTCCTCCTCGTACTTACGCGCCGCCCGGCCGAGCGCCTGCAACTGCTCCCGCCGCCAGTGGAGCGGGAGCGTGACTCGGGTCTCGAAGTAGGCACGCTGTTTTTCGACGAGCGCCTTCGTGTCGAGCGAAGGCGGAACGGCGGCGAGGGTGTTGAGACTCCGAGCCATGGGACTTCTCCTTCCGTGGGAGGGGGCTACTTCAGGAACTCGCCTCTTTCGGCCTTCGCGACGAGCGACGCGGGCGGCAGGAAGTGCTTCCCGTAGCGCTCCGCGAGCTCGCGCGCGCGGGTGACGAAGCCGCGCGGCCCCGTGCCGGTACGCCCTTCGTAGCCGTTGATGTATTGCACGACACCTCCCGTCCACGGCGGGAAGCCGATTCCGAGGAGGGAGCCCACGTTCGCGTCGGCGGCGGAGCGGAGGACGCCTTCGTCGAAGCACTTCACCGTGTCGATGGCCTCGGCGAACAGCATCCGCTCCTTCATGTCCTCGAAGGGGATGGTGTAACCGGGCCGGGTGTAGTGCTGGGCAAGCCCCGGCCAGAGGCCCGTGCGCTTGCCATCCACGTAGTCATAGAAGCCGCCTCCGGTGGAGCGGCCCTTGCGCTGGTACTGATCGATCATCGCGTCCATGACCGCGTAGCTGCCGTGGTCCATCCACGGCTGGCCAGCGGCCTCGGCGGCGGCCTTGGTCTCGAGGCGGATCTTTCGCGGCAGCGTCAACGTCAATTCGTCCACCAGCTGGAGCGGAGCCGCGGGGTAGCCCGCCTGGAGGCCCGCCTGCTCGATGGAGGCAGGCGAGATCCCCTCGCCCACCATGGCGATGGCCTCGTTGAGGAACGTGCCGATCACCCGGCTGGTGAAGAAGCCCCGGCTGTCGTTGACGACGATGGGCGTCTTTCCAATCTGGACCGCGATGTCGATGGCCTTCGCCAGCGTGGCGTCGCTCGTCGTCTTGCCCGCGATGAGCTCGAGCAGCGGCATCTTGTCCACCGGGGAGAAGAAGTGCATCCCGACGAAGTCGGCCGGCCGCTTCACGCCCTCGGCGAGCAGGGTGATGGGCAGGGTCGAGGTGTTGGAAGCAAGTACCGCGTCCGGGGCGACCACGCCTTGAATCTCCTGGAAGACCTGGTGCTTGAGCTTCACGTCCTCGAAGACCGCTTCGATGACCAGGTCACAACCCGCGAGCGCGGCGGCATCCGCGGCGGGGTGGATTCGCGCCAGGAGCGCGTCGCCCTTCTCCTTCGTGGACTTGCCCTTCTGGATGGCCTTCTCCACCAGCTTGACGGAGTACTGCTTGCCCTTCTCGGCGGAGGCGAGGCTCACGTCCTTGAGCACCACGTCGATGCCGGCCTTGGCGCACACATAGGCGATGCCGGCGCCCATCATCCCGGCGCCGAGGACACCGACCTTCTTCGCCGTGTGCTGCGGGAAGCCCTTCGGACGGCCGCCGCCCGACTTGATGTGCTGCATGTCGAAGAAGAACGCCTGAATCATGTTCTTCGCGACCTGGCCGGTGACGAGCTCGGTGAAGTAGCGCGACTCGATGGTGAACGCGGTGTCGATGTCCACCTGCGTGCCCTCGACGGCCACCGCCATGATGGCGCGCGGCGCGGGCATGTTCGCGCCCTTGAGTTGCTTGCGCAGGTTGGCGGGGAACGCGGGCAGATTCGCCGCGAGGGATGGCGAGGACGGGGTGCCGCCCGGAATCTTGTGGCCCTTCTGGTCCCACGGCTGCTGCGCCGTGGGGTTCGCCTTCACCCAGGCCCTGGCCGCGGGCAGGAGCGCGTCCACCGAGTCCACCACCTCGTGCACGAGGCCCAGTTCCTTCGCCTCCTGCGGCCGGTAGCTCTGGCCCTGGAGCAGGACCTTCATCAGCGCGTCCACGATGCCGAGCATGCGCACCGTGCGCACCACGCCTCCACCGCCGGGAAGCAGCCCGAGCGTCACCTCTGGCAGCCCTATCTGCACGCCCTTGACGTCGGCGACGATGCGCCGGTGACACGCGAGCGCGATCTCGAGCCCACCCCCGAGCGCCGCGCCGTTGATGGCCGCGACCACGGGCTTGCCCAGGGTCTCCAGCGTCCGCAGCTGCGCTTTGATCTCCTGTCCGAGCTCGAAGACCTGCTTCGCCTCGTCCTTCTTCACGTTGCGCAAATCGTTCAGGTCACCGCCCGCGAAGAACGTCTTCTTCGCCGAGGTGATGATGACGCCCGTGAGGGTGTCCTTCTCCTTGACCAGGCGGTCCACGGTCGCGCGCATGGACTTCACGTACGCGGCGTTCATCGTGTTGGCGGACTGGCCCGGATCATCCAACGTCAAGACCACGATGCCGTCGGCGTCTCGCTCCCAGCGGATGGTGTTCTGCTCGCTCATGGGTTCGCTCGAATGTTGTCGATAAAAAGAGGAGGAAGAGATTCAAACGCGCTCGACGAGGGTGGCCACGCCCATCCCGCCGCCGACGCACAGGGTGACGACCGCGCGGCGTGCCTTCCGCCGCTCGAGCTCGTCCACCACGGTCCCGAGAATCATCGCGCCAGTGGCCCCGAGCGGGTGGCCCATGGCGATCGCGCCACCGTTGACGTTGAGCTTCTCGCTCGGGATGGCGAGATCCTTCTGGTACTTGAGGACCACGGAGGAGAAGGCCTCGTTGAGCTCGAAGAGGTCGATGTCCCGGATGGAGAGGCCGGCAATGTCGAGCAGCTTCCGGGTGGCCGGAATCGGGCCGGTGAGCATGAGGGTCGGGTCCGCGCCGGACGTGGCGACGGCGACGATGCGCGCCCGCGGCGTGAGGCCGAGCTCCTTGCCGACCTTCTCCGAGCCCAACAGCACGAGCGCCGCGCCATCGACGATGCCGGACGAGTTCCCCGGCGTGTGCACGTGGTGGATCTTCTCCACGAAGTGGTACTTCTGCAGCGCCACCGCGTCGAAGCCGCCGGCCTCGCCGACCCCGGCGAAGGATGGGTTGAGCTGACCGAGCGAGGCCACGGTGGAGTCCGGACGCATCTGCTCGTCGCGGTCGAGCACGGTGAGGCCGTTCTGGTCCACCACCGGGACGACGGAGTTCTTGAAGTATCCGGCGGCCCAGGCCCTGGCCGCGCGCTCCTGCGACTGCGCGGCATAGCGGTCCACGTCCTCGCGGGTGAAGCCCTCCATCGTCGCGATCAGGTCCGCGGAGATGCCCTGAGGCACGAAGTAGGTGTCATAGTTGGTGGCGGGGTCCTGGGCCCAGGCGCCGCCGTCCGAGCCCATCGGGACGCGCGACATGCTCTCCACGCCACCCGCGATGACCAGGTGTTCCCATCCCGAGCGCACCTGCTGGGCGGCCATGTTCACCGCGGTCAGGCCCGAGGCGCAGAAGCGGTTGAGCTGGACTCCGCCGGTCGTCTCCGGGAGGCCGGCCGCGAGCACCAGGGTCCGGGCGATGTCCGCGCCCTGGTCTCCGACCGGGGAGACCACGCCGAGCACCACGTCGTCGATCCGCTGGGGATCCAGCTTCGGGTGACGCTTCTTGAGCGCATCCACCAGGCCGACGAGCAGCGATAGGGGCTTGATTCCGTGCAGCGCGCCCTTCTTGCCCTTGCCGCGGGGGGTGCGAACGGCGTCGAAGATGAAAGCTTCCTGGCTCACCGGGAGCCTCCTTGCGAAACGGTTGGAGTGGTTCAGAGGGAACGGGCGACGAGCTCTTTCATGATCTCATTCGCGCCGGCGAAAATCCGCAACACGCGGGTATCGGCGAACAGGTGGGCAATGGGGTATTCTTTCATGTACCCGTA
This is a stretch of genomic DNA from Archangium violaceum. It encodes these proteins:
- a CDS encoding aldehyde dehydrogenase family protein — encoded protein: MARSLNTLAAVPPSLDTKALVEKQRAYFETRVTLPLHWRREQLQALGRAARKYEEEILAALKADLSKSPEEAYLTEVGNIYGELKNALKNVKAWMEPRRGSAPLIIQPARAYQYADPLGVTLIISPWNYPYQLSMAPLIGALAAGCTAVLKPSELSPATSDVLRRMLGEAFPAEVVSVVEGGSEASQALLAERWDLIFFTGGTQVGRVVAEAAARHLTPTVLELGGKSPCIVDRSADLEITARRIAWGKYVNAGQTCVAPDYVLIPPELKGRFIDLVQKAVRSFYGADALTSGDYGRIVSPRHFERISALAADGQIAFGGERDAPSRYFAPTVITDAPLSSPLMQEEIFGPLLPLVDCPSIDDAIRFVRSRPKPLALYSFARDAAVNERVLRETSSGGAVANDVCVHFAVEGLPFGGVGESGLGGYHGQASFDAFSHKKSVVKRPLALDMKLRYPPYGGKLGLFKRFL
- a CDS encoding 3-hydroxyacyl-CoA dehydrogenase NAD-binding domain-containing protein — its product is MSEQNTIRWERDADGIVVLTLDDPGQSANTMNAAYVKSMRATVDRLVKEKDTLTGVIITSAKKTFFAGGDLNDLRNVKKDEAKQVFELGQEIKAQLRTLETLGKPVVAAINGAALGGGLEIALACHRRIVADVKGVQIGLPEVTLGLLPGGGGVVRTVRMLGIVDALMKVLLQGQSYRPQEAKELGLVHEVVDSVDALLPAARAWVKANPTAQQPWDQKGHKIPGGTPSSPSLAANLPAFPANLRKQLKGANMPAPRAIMAVAVEGTQVDIDTAFTIESRYFTELVTGQVAKNMIQAFFFDMQHIKSGGGRPKGFPQHTAKKVGVLGAGMMGAGIAYVCAKAGIDVVLKDVSLASAEKGKQYSVKLVEKAIQKGKSTKEKGDALLARIHPAADAAALAGCDLVIEAVFEDVKLKHQVFQEIQGVVAPDAVLASNTSTLPITLLAEGVKRPADFVGMHFFSPVDKMPLLELIAGKTTSDATLAKAIDIAVQIGKTPIVVNDSRGFFTSRVIGTFLNEAIAMVGEGISPASIEQAGLQAGYPAAPLQLVDELTLTLPRKIRLETKAAAEAAGQPWMDHGSYAVMDAMIDQYQRKGRSTGGGFYDYVDGKRTGLWPGLAQHYTRPGYTIPFEDMKERMLFAEAIDTVKCFDEGVLRSAADANVGSLLGIGFPPWTGGVVQYINGYEGRTGTGPRGFVTRARELAERYGKHFLPPASLVAKAERGEFLK
- a CDS encoding acetyl-CoA C-acetyltransferase — translated: MSQEAFIFDAVRTPRGKGKKGALHGIKPLSLLVGLVDALKKRHPKLDPQRIDDVVLGVVSPVGDQGADIARTLVLAAGLPETTGGVQLNRFCASGLTAVNMAAQQVRSGWEHLVIAGGVESMSRVPMGSDGGAWAQDPATNYDTYFVPQGISADLIATMEGFTREDVDRYAAQSQERAARAWAAGYFKNSVVPVVDQNGLTVLDRDEQMRPDSTVASLGQLNPSFAGVGEAGGFDAVALQKYHFVEKIHHVHTPGNSSGIVDGAALVLLGSEKVGKELGLTPRARIVAVATSGADPTLMLTGPIPATRKLLDIAGLSIRDIDLFELNEAFSSVVLKYQKDLAIPSEKLNVNGGAIAMGHPLGATGAMILGTVVDELERRKARRAVVTLCVGGGMGVATLVERV